One window of the Aquila chrysaetos chrysaetos chromosome 8, bAquChr1.4, whole genome shotgun sequence genome contains the following:
- the LOC115344893 gene encoding estradiol 17-beta-dehydrogenase 2-like isoform X3 translates to MIFLLQHFFLLATDLLLAMTLSCLFYGFVCISIAFLTCFIIIFSFGIVERNIDVKGRAIVILVSNSSIGRMFARNLDRAGFRVSAAHWPPQEEGTAAEEECSSSMEVAQLHMTEDEYQKTMKTFIESHLSLKGESACSGGCERPQ, encoded by the exons ATGATATTCCTCTTGCAGCATTTCTTCTTGCTGGCCACAGACTTATTACTCGCGATGACCCTTTCCTGCCTCTTTTATGGCTTTGTATGCATTTCCATCGCATTTTTGACCTGCTTCATTATAATCTTCTCCTTCGGCATTGTGGAGAGGAACATTGATGTGAAAGGGAGAGCAATTGTAATTCTTGTGTCCAACAGCTCCATTGGGAGGATGTTTGCAAGGAACCTGGATAGAGCAGGTTTCAGGGTGTCTGCTGCACACTGGCCTCCTCAAGAGGAGGGGACAGCTGCGGAAGAAGAGTGCTCTTCAAGCATGGAGGTAGCCCAGCTCCATATGACTGAAGATGAGTATCAGAAGACAATGAAAACCTTCATAGAAAGCCACTTATCCCTGAAAG ggGAAAGTGCCTGCTCTGGTGGCTGTGAAAGGCCCCAGTAG